The following are encoded in a window of Manihot esculenta cultivar AM560-2 chromosome 8, M.esculenta_v8, whole genome shotgun sequence genomic DNA:
- the LOC110621110 gene encoding UPF0161 protein At3g09310 — MASLLSLNSYKAVHFRAIVPQSQKAGFSSLKSSSITVNRTWIFSHSTQTPRARRSISVINKSGEESPQNNQQDEEASNLGVKAALSMLTFYKREISPLLPKSCRYVPTCSEYSMIAYKKYGVVKGTILTAWRLCRCNPLGGSGFDPPRWFDEQIPPESDEMS, encoded by the exons ATGGCTTCTCTCCTCTCATTAAACAGCTATAAGGCAGTCCATTTCAGGGCGATTGTACCTCAATCTCAGAAAGCTGGTTTCAGTTCTCTGAAATCTTCCTCCATAACTGTAAACCGGACCTGGATCTTCTCCCATTCCACTCAAACGCCAAGGGCAAGGCGTTCCATCTCTGTCATCAACAAATCGGGTGAGGAATCTCCCCAAAACAATCAACAAG ATGAGGAAGCCAGCAATTTAGGAGTTAAAGCTGCATTATCCATGCTGACATTCTACAAAA GGGAAATCTCGCCGCTATTGCCAAAAAGCTGTCGATATGTTCCAACTTGTAGTGAGTATTCGATGATAGCTTACAAGAAGTATGGTGTTGTCAAGGGCACCATCTTGACTGCCTGGCGTCTCTGTCGCTGCAATCCCCTTG GCGGATCTGGGTTTGATCCTCCACGATGGTTTGATGAGCAAATTCCACCTGAAAGTGATGAGATGTCATAA